In Aeromicrobium wangtongii, the DNA window CGGCGGCGATCCGAGCATCCCGATCATCTACGACGTCGAGAACGTCCGCGACGGCCGCTCCTTCACGACGCGGCGCGTCGCAGCCCGCCAGCACGGCGAGATCATCTTCTACATGACCGCCTCGTTCCAGGTCGAGGAGGACGGCTGGGACCACCAGGACCGGATGCCCGACGTCCCGGCGCCCGACGAGTCGACCCCCCTGATCGACATCATCCAGCTGCGCGGCCCGGAGGCTGTGGCGCACTGGACGAAGGAGTGGTCGGCGTTCGACATGCGCTACATCGGCGACAACCGCCCGCAGGACGATCCCCAGCGTGAGCTGGTGCCGGCGGTGCAGCGCCTGTGGTTCAGGGCCAACGGCACCCTGCCCGAGTCGCGGATCATCCACAACGCCGCCTTCGCCTACATCAGCGACCTGAGCCTGCTCGGCGCGAGCCTGGTGCCGCACGGGCAGTTCATCGGCTCCGACCGCGTCCAGCCGGCATCGCTGGACCACACGATCTGGTTCCACCGTCCGGTGCAGGCCGATCAGTGGCTGCTGTACGACCAGACGTCACCGTCGGCGTCCGGCGCCCGTGGCCTCAGCACCGCCCGGGTCTTCAGCGAGGACGGCACGCTCGTGGCGTCGGTCGCGCAGGAGGGGTTGATCCGCCGGATCAAACCCTGACCTGTCCCACCAGGTGGGTCACGGGCTTCTTGGTGCCCTTGACCCCGAAGGTGAGGACGTCGCCGTCGGTGGACGAGCCGAACACGACCGTGCTGGGCAGCAGGATCGGCTTGCGGAACTCCGCGACGTTGGTGAACGACTCCGGCAGCTTGTTCTGCACCGCCGCCAGGCTGCGGGCCAGCGTCCACATGCCGTGGGCGATGTTGGTCGGGAAGCCGAACGCCTTGGCCGTCAGCGGGTAGAGATGGATCGGGTTGCGGTCGCCCGACACCGCGGCGTACCGCCGACCCAGGTCGCCGGCCAGCTTCCAGTGGACGACGCCCGCCGGTGCCTCCACCCCGGCGAGCGGAGCCGGGGTCGTCTCGGCGCTGCCGCCCTTGTGCCGGCAGAAGAGCGTCATCGTCTCCTCCCACACGACCTCGCTGCCCCCTGAGCCTGTCGAGCCGCCCCCTGAGCCTGTCGAGCCACCCCCTGAGCCTGTCGAAGGGATCGTCGCCACGGTCACGATGTCGATCAGCGAGCCCTTGGCGTGCGGGCGCAGGTCGGCGGCGTGCACCGAGACGTCGAAGGACTCGTCGACCCGGATCGGACGGTGCTGCGTGATGGTGTTGCGCAGGTGCACCAGCCCCATCGGGGCGAACGGGAACGACGTGTCGGTCATCAGCGTCATGTGCAGGGCAAAGGCCGCCATGTGCGGGTAGGTCGTCGGCAGCACGTCCCCGCGCGGGAACCCGCAGACCTCGTTGTAGGCGTCCAGGTGCCGCCGGTCGGTGGTGACGCCGTGCCGCTCCAGCACGAGGTCGGGCGTCGTGCCCGTGGCGTGCTTGATGCCGGGCAGGCCGCCCGCCACGGGGATGGCCGGCAGTGCTGCCTTGAGCATCAGCGGCAGCGTGGCCGGTGCCGAGGTGAAGACGCGGGTCGTCACGTCAGGCGCCGATCAGGGCCTGGCCGCACACGCGCACGACATTGCCCGAGATCGCGGACGACCCCGGGTTGGCGTACCAGGCGATGGCCTCGGCGACGTCGATCGGCTGGCCGCCCTGCGACAGCGAGCTGAGCCGGCGGCCGGCCTCCCGGATGCCCAGCGGCATCGTCTTGACCATGTCGGTCTCGATGAAGCCCGGCGCGATCGCGTTGACCGTGATGCCGTCCTTGGCGACCCGCTTGGACAGGTCGTCGACGAAGCCGATGACGCCGGCCTTGGCGGTGCCGTAGCTGGTCTGGCCGTTGTTGCCCGCGATGCCGGCGATCGACGAGATGCCGATGACGCGGCCACCCTTGCGCAGCAGCTTCTGGTCGAGCAGCTCGGCGGTGATGCGCTGGGGGGCACCGACGCTGATGTCGATGACCAGGTTCCAGTTCTCCGTCTTCATGTTCTTGAGCCGCTTGTCGCGCGTGATGCCGGCGTTGTGCACCACGATGTCGACGCCGCCGTGCGCGTCCTTGAGGGCCTTGGCGATGACCTGCGGGGCGTCCTCGGCGGTGATGTCCTCGGCGATCGACGTGCCGCCGAGCTCGCTCATGAGGGCGTCGAGATCGTCCTTGAGGGCCGGGACGTCCAGTCCGACGATGTCGGCGCCGTCGCGGTGCAGCGTGCGCGCCATCGCGGCACCGAGGCCGCGGGAGGCGCCGGTGATGAGTGCGACCTTGCCGGCCAGCGGCTTGCTCGGGTCGGCGACCGGATCGGCGTCGACGAGCTCGGTCAGGCCGAGGCGGATGACCTGCCCCGAGACGAAGGCGGACTTGGGGGAGAGCAGGAACTCCAGCGTCGAGGTGAGCGCGTCCTCGGTGCCCTGGCCGGCATAGACCAGGTTGGCCGTGCTGCCGTTGCCGCCGATCTCCTTGCCCGCAGAGCGGACGAAGCCCTCGAGCGCGCGCTGGGCGATCGCGGCCGTCTCGGACTCGGCCTGCTCGGGCAGGGTGCCGATGACCACGAGGCGTCCGTTGGACGCGAGGCTGCGCATCGCGGGGGTGAAGAACTGCTGCATCGCGGCGAGGCCGGCGGTGTCGGAGATGCCGGTCGCGTCGAAGACGAGGCCCTTGTACTTCTTGCTGTCGGCGCGGACGCCGACCGCCTCGATGCCGCTGGACTTGAGCGTCGCGTTGAGCTTCTTGCCCAGGGTGCTGCCCGGGGCGGCACCGATGAGGACAGTGCCCTTGACGAGCGGGGCCCCTTCGGTCCAGCGCTCCAGCACGGGGGGATTGGGCAGTCCCAGGTTCGTGACGATGAACTTGCCGATCGGGTTCTGCGCGAGCGACTGGTAACGATCAGTCATGACTTGGGTGTGTCCTATCTCTCGGATACCATTGGTATCTGGAATGCTGCTGAAACTGTAGCCTCAAGATTCAGCGCCGGTCCACCAGCTGACATGCGGCGCTCATCACGTTCTGGTTCCACTGTTCACGAAGATCGAGGAGACCGCCATGGCGGACACCACCCCAGCCAAGAAGTCATCCGGAGCCACGCCGCAGCAGGTGCGCCGCGTCGCCGTCATCGGCGGCAACCGCATCCCGTTCGCGCGCTCCAACACCGTCTACACCGACGTGTCGAACCAGGACATGCTGACCGCGGCGCTCGACGGTCTGGTCAACCGGTTCGGCCTGCAGGGGGAGCGGGTCGGCGAGTTCGCCGCCGGCGCGGTGCTCAAGCACAGCCGCGACTTCAACCTGGCCCGCGAGACCGTCCTGGGCTCCAAGCTGTCGCCCGACACGCCGGCCTTCGACGTCCAGCAGGCGTGCGACACCGGCATCCAGGCCGCCGTCCTGGTCGCCAACAAGATCGCCCTCGGCAAGATCGAGAACGGCATCGCAGGCGGCTCCGACACGACCTCGGACGCCCCGCTGGCCATCGGCGACAAGCTGCGCAAGATCCTCCTGGAGGCCAACCGCGCCAAGGACGCCAAGGCGCGCCTGGCGGCGTTCGCCAAGATCCGTCCGGGTCATCTCGCGCCCGACCAGCCCCGCAACGCCGAGCCGCGCACGGGCCTGTCGATGGGTGACAGCCAGGCCATCACCACCAAGGAGTGGGGCATCACCCGCGAGGCGCAGGACGAGCTCGCGGTCGCCTCGCACCAGAACCTGGCCGCGTCGTACGACGAGGGCTGGCAGGACGACCTGGTCACCCCGTTCCACGGCGTCGACAAGGACAACAACCTGCGTCCCGACTCGAGCCTGGAGAAGCTCGCGAAGCTCAAGCCGGTGTTCGGCAAGTCCTTCGGTGACGAGGCGACCATGACCGCGGCCAACTCGACGCCGCTGTCCGACGGTGCCTCGGTCGTCCTGCTCGCCTCCGAGGACGAGGCCGAGAAGCGCGGCTGGACCCCGCAGGCGTTCTTCGTGGACTACGAGACGGCCGCGGTCGACTACGTCTCCGGCGCCGAGGGCCTGCTGATGGCCCCGGTGTACGCCGTGCCGCGCATGCTCGAGCGCCAGGGCCTGACGCTGCAGGACTTCGACTTCTACGAGATCCACGAGGCATTCGCCGGCCAGGTGCTGACGACCCTCGCGGCGTGGGAGGACCCGCAGTTCTGCAAGGAGAAGCTGGGACTGGACGAGCCGCTCGGCGCGATCGACCGCTCAAAGCTGAACGTGAAGGGCTCGTCCCTCGCGGCGGCGCACCCGTTCGCCGCGACCGGCGGCCGGATCATCGCCAACCTGGCCAAGCTGCTGCACGAGAAGGGCCCGGGCAGCCGCGGCCTGATCTCCATCTGCGCAGCCGGCGGCCAGGGCGTCGTCGCGATCCTCGAGGCCTGAGGCGCCCGCCGGGGGACCGATCTTTCGGCCTTTCGGCAGCCGGGGCAGCACCAACGCAGAGACATCCGTTCACTCGGGGGCGGATGTCTCTGCGTTTGCGTCGCCAGGACGGCGTGAACGCCGAAAGATCGGTCGTCTTTCGGCCTCGCTAGGCTGGCGCCATGTCGAGCATGAAGAAGAAGCGTTGGTCAGATCTGACTCCCGGCCAGCGGCGTGCGGTGTACGTCGCCGGCGCGCTCGAGGCGGCTGCCACGGCCGCTGCGTGGCGCGATCTGGCGAAGCGTCCCGCCGAGGACGTGCGTGGTCCCAAGCTCGTGTGGCGCCTGGTGTCGTTCGTCCAGCCCGTCGGCCCGCTGGCCTACTTCACCCTCGGACGTCGCTGACCGTCCGCGAGCGGGTCAGTCGGCGGCGTCGCGCGGGCCGCGGGCCATCGAGACGACCGACAGCAGCGTCAGTGACTTGACCTCGTCGAAGGGGACGGCGTCGACCGTCGGGAGACCGGGGTTCTCCTCGCGCACCGACAGCTGGAGCGTCGCGAGGTTCAGCACGCCCAGGGCCTGGGTGTAGTAGATGTTGGCCAGCAGGTGCGGGTCGCGGACCTTGAACTGTCCGGTGGCGATGCCGGCCTCGAGGATCTCGACGGCGTGGTTGAGGCAGCTGGTCATCGCGACACCGAGATCGATCATGACCCGCTGGCTGACCTCGTCCATGAGCTCCTCGCCGCGGCGCCGCAGCAGCGCTTGCGCGCAGTCGACGAAGGCCGGCAGGGACGAGCCGAAGTCCAGGAACGTCGACGTGATGGTCGCCAGCCGCGCCTCGGGATCGGCCGTCGGGTCGTCCGCGTCGGCGAGCGTGTGGTCGAGCTCCTGCAGGTAGCCGACGAGGGTCTCGGCGAACAGTTCTTCCTTGCCGGAGAAGTGCCGGTAGATGATGGCCCGGTTGATGCCGACCGCGCGGGCGATGTCCTCGATCTGTGCATCCCGGACGCCGCGTTCGTCGAACAGCGCGCGCGTTGCCTGGAGGATCTCCCTCTTCCGCTCTGCGCGGCGTTCCGAGACGGCCATGCAGTCACTCTAGAACGTCTTTGTCGGGACCGGGTCGTAGGCTCGTTCCATGAGGTCTGTCTCGGAGCTGAAGCGTCAGGTCGCTCCCATCGAGGTCGTGTCGGAGTACACGCCTGCCGGCGACCAGCCTGCCGCGATCGACGAGCTGGAGAAACGCATCAAGGCCGGCGCCAAGGACAACGTCCTGCTGGGCGCCACCGGCACCGGCAAGACCGCGACGACGGCGTGGCTGGCCGAGCGCCTGCAGCGGCCGATGCTGGTCATGATGCCCAACAAGCTGCTCGCGGCCCAGTTCGCCAACGAGCTGCGTGAGCTGCTGCCCAACAACGCCGTCGAGTACTTCGTGTCGTACTACGACTACTACCAGCCCGAGGCGTACATCGCGCAGAGCGACACCTACATCGAGAAGGACTCCTCGATCAACGAGGAGGTCGAGCGGCTGCGGCACTCGGCCACCTGGTCGCTGCTGACGCGCCGTGACGTCATCGTCGTCGCGACGGTCTCGTGCATCTACGGCCTCGGCTCGGCGCAGGAGTACCTCGAGCGCATGATCGGCTTCAAGGTCGGCGAGGAGATGCCGCGCGAGAAGCTGCTCCGGACGCTCGTCGAGGCGCAGTACGTCCGCAACGACGTGGCCACGACGCGAGGCACGTTCCGGGTCAAGGGCGACACCGTCGAGATCTTCCCGGTGTACCAGGAGCACGCCGTGCGGGTGGAGTTCTTCGGCGACGAGATCGAGCGCCTCATGACCCTGCACCCGCTGACCGGCGAGGTCCTCAGCGACGACAAGGAGCTGTACGTCGGCTCGGCGACGCACTACGCGGCCGGTCCCGCGACGATGCGCCGCGCGATCGAGACCATCAAGATCGAGCTGGAGGAGCGTCTCGCCGAGCTCGAGGGCGAGGGCAAGCTGCTCGAGGCCCAGCGATTGCGCATGCGCACGACCTACGACATCGAGATGATGGAGCAGGTCGGCACCTGCGCCGGCATCGAGAACTACTCGCGCCACATGGACCAGCGCGGGCCCGGCACCCCGGGTCACTGCCTGCTCGACTACTTCCCGGACGACTTCGTGCTGGTCGTCGACGAGTCACACGTGACGATCCCGCAGATCGGCGCCATGTACGAGGGCGACATGTCGCGCAAGCGGTCGCTGGTCGAGCACGGCTTCCGCCTCCCCAGCGCGATGGACAACCGGCCGCTGAAGTGGCCCGAGTTCCTCGACCGCATCGGCCAGACCGTCTACCTGTCGGCCACGCCCGGCAACTACGAGATGGAGAAGGTGCAGGGCGATGTGGTCGAGCAGATCATCCGCCCCACCGGTCTGGTCGACCCCGAGGTCATCGTCAAGCCCACCAAGGGCCAGATCGACGACCTGATCACCCAGATCCGCACCCGCACCGACAAGGACGAGCGGGTCCTGGTCACGACGCTGACCAAGAAGATGTCCGAGGACCTGACCGACTACCTCCTCGAGGCCGGCATCCGCACCCGCTACCTGCACAGCGAGGTCGACACCCTGCGACGCGTCGAGCTGCTGCGCGAGCTGCGCATGGGTGAGTACGACGTGCTGGTGGGCATCAACCTGCTGCGCGAGGGCCTCGACCTGCCGGAGGTGAGCCTGGTGGCGATCCTGGACGCCGACAAGGAGGGCTTCCTGCGCTCGGGACGCTCGCTCATCCAGACGATCGGCCGTGCCGCGCGAAATGTTTCCGGCCAGGTCATCATGTACGCCGACCGGATCACCGACTCGATGGCCATGGCGATCGACGAGACGAACCGGCGCCGCGAGAAGCAGGTCGCGTACAACACCGCGAACGGCATCGACCCGACCCCGTTGCGTCGCCGGATCGGCGACATCACCGACATGCTGGCCCGCGAGGACGCCGACACGACCACCCTGCTGGCCGCGACGGGCGACAAGCGGCGCAAGGGCGCTGCGGTGCCGTTGGGCCAGCACACCGCCGATCTGGCCAACCTGCCGTCCGGTGAGCTGGCCGATCTCATCGAGCAGCTCAGCGAGCAGATGCGGGCCGCGGCCGCCGAGCTGCAGTTCGAGGTGGCAGCCCGTCTGCGTGACGAGATCAGCGATCTCAAGAAGGAGCTGCGCAGCATGCTCGAGGCGGGCGTGTGACCGACATCCTGCAGAACGACCGCGTACGCGCCACGATCGACCCGTCGCGCGGCGCCCGCCTCACGAGCCTGGTCATCGACGGGCTGGAGGTGCTGGCCCACGCCGAGGACCCCACCGTCGACCCGGCCATCGCCGACGGGTGCTTCCCGATGGTGCCATGGGCCGGACGCGTGCGCGGCGGCCGGCTTGCGACGCCCGCCGGCGTCCGGCAGCTGCCGCTGGCCGACGACGGCAACGCGCTGCACGGGCTCGGCCACGTCGAGGCATGGGAGTCCGCCGGCGACGGCGTCTACCGCCTGAGGATCGGTGAGCCGTGGCCGACGTCCGGCACCGCGCAGCTGAGCTACCGGCTCCTCGACGACGGCCTGCGCGTGGAGCTGTCGTGGGACGACGGCACGACGTCGCCGTGCTCGATCGGCCTGCACCCGTGGTTCGCCCGGACGCTGACCACCGGCGGTCCGGTCGTGCTGTCCTTCGATCCCGAGCAGATGGTCGAGCGGGGCACCGACGGCCTGCCGACTGGACGACTCGTCCGTCCGGAGCCGGAGCCCTGGGATGACTGCTTCCGGGTTGCCGGGTCGCCGGTGCTGACCTGGCCCGGCGCTATCCAGCTGACGCTGACCTCGGACTCGCCGTGGTGGGTCGTCTACTCCGAGCCGGAGTCGACCATCTGCGTCGAGCCGCAGACGGTGCCGCCGGACGCCTTCGACCACAACGGCCTGCAGCCGGCCGGCGAGTGGCCGCACGACATCTGGTTCGAGCTGCGGGCAGCCGGCGCGACCGCCTCGTAGGGTGGCGGCATGCCGAACCAGCCCGTGACTGAGCTGCGCCCAGATGCCTCGGAATACCTCCGTGGGCTGCGGTCCCGCGGCAAGTGGCTGCTGCCCGTCCTCGCGATCTTCGGCGTCCGAGCGGCGTTTGCCGTCAAGGAGGGCGGGTTCGAGGCGTTCCTCGCCGGGATGATCGTCCTGGCCGTGGTCGGTGGGGTCGCCGCAGCCGTCGTGCACATCCGCACGAGTGTCATGCGACTGACGCCGGGCGGGATCGAGCACGACGGGTTCTTCGTCAGGCGCCGCAGCATCGCCACCGACCGCGCCACGGGGCTGCTCGCCCCGATGGGCGAACAGCTGTCAGCGCCGACGGTGGACGTCCTCGTCGTCCGGGCGGCAGACGGCGCGACGATCCGCATCGCCGGGGGACTGTGGACGCGCGAGGACCTCGAGCACATCGCGCACCACGCCGGGGTGCCGATCGAGCGCGACGAGATCGGCGGCAAGGAGTTCGAGCGCCGGGTTCCGGGGTCGATCCCGCTGCGGTTCCGCCGACCTGCCGTCTTCGGCCTCACCTTCGGCGTGCTGCTGTGCGCGGCGGTCGTGGTGGGCGTCTGGCTGTGGTTCGACCTCAACGACGTCCCGATGGGCGCCAGCTAGCCGGTCGGCTCGCTCGTCACACCGGGCTTGACGGCGGCCGAAACGGCGCGGACGGGACCGGCCTGCAAGAATGGTCCGCGGAGGGGAGTATTCCCCGAATCGCAATGCCGTCATCACGGTGACTCCCTGCAGTCACCCGGTCTTGCGGGCCGTGGAGTGCTCCTGGGGCACTCGCGGCGGGAAGAGACCTCCGGCGTGCTGACGACCGGAGGAAGTCTTTTGAACGTATCCACCACCGAATGGGCGATCACGATCGGCGTGACGATCGCGGTGCTGCTGTTCGACGTGATCATCGTGGCGCGCAAGCCGCACGAACCGTCGATGAAGGAGTGCGCGGTCTATCTGACCGGCTACGTCACCCTGGCGATCGCCTTCGGGATCTGGGTCTGGTCGTACCACAACGAGCCGGGCAAGGACGGTGACTACGGGCTCCAGTTCTTCGCCGGCTGGCTCACCGAGTACAGCTTGTCGATCGACAACCTGTTCATCTTCATCATCATCATGGCCAGCTTCAAGGTGCCGCGGAAGCTGCAGCAGGAGGCCCTGCTGGTCGGCATCATCATTGCGCTGTTCTTCCGTGCGATCTTCATCGCGCTCGGCGCCGTGGCGATCGAGCAGGTCTCGTGGATCTTCTACATCTTCGGGGCATTCCTGCTCTACACGGCCTTCAGCCTGGTCAAGGACACCGACCACGACGACGACGGCGAGAACGCGATCGTCCGCCTCGCGCGCAAGCGGTTCACGGTGTCGGACAACTGGGACGGGCTCAAGCTGTTCGTCAAGCAGAACGGCAAGCGGGCCATCACGCCGATGTTCCTGGTGATCCTCTCCCTGGGCACCACCGACCTGCTGTTCGCCCTCGACTCCATCCCCGCGATCTACGGCCTGACCCAGGAGCCGTACCTCGTCTTCACGGCCAACGTCTTCGCCCTGATGGGACTGCGCCAGCTGTACTTCCTGCTGGGCGGGCTGCTCACCAAGCTCATCTACCTGTCGCAGGGCCTCGCGGTCCTGCTGGCCTTCATCGGCGTCAAGCTGGTGCTGCACGCGCTGCACGAGAACGAGCTGCCGTTCATCAACGGCGGCGAGCACGTCCCGGTCTACGACATCCCGACGCTGCTCAGCCTCGGCGTGATCGTCGGCATCCTGGGCATCACGGCGGTCGTCAGCCTCGTCGTCTCGGGACGCCGGGAGCGGGCGGGACTGCAGCCCGACGGCAGCCCGAAGGCTCCGGTCAGCCCGGCGGACGACGCCGAGTAGGCCTCAGCCAACCAGTGCCGGGGGCCTCACTCCTTGAGGTTGCCGAGGTCCCCGGCATCGGTGTGGGTCGCCTTGTTGAGGATCAGCGTCACGCCCCACAGGACGACGCCGATCAGCATCATGGCGCCGGCGATGCGGTAGATCTCGCCGTCCCGGTCGACCCACGGGCCGGCCAGGAACAGGCACAGGAACGCCGCGACGGCCGGCAGCTGCCCCGGTGACTTGAAGAACGTCTCAGCATTGGGATCGCGGCGGCGCAGCACGACACAGCAGATGTTGACGACCGCGAAGACGCACAGCAGGAGCAGCGCGGTCACGTTCGACAGATTGGCCACGACATTGCTGTCAGGATCGCGCGTGACGTAGAAGATCAGGCCCATGGCCAGGGCGGTCGAGAACACGATGCTGACCCACGGGGTGCGACGGCCCGGCAGGACCGCACCGAGCGGCTTGGGCAGCACCCGCTGGCGGGACATGCCGTACAGCAGCCGGCTGGCCATCAGCATGTTGATCAAGGCGGTGTTGGCCACGGCGAACACCGCCAGGAACGGAAAGACCTTGTCGATGGGGAAGTCCGGTGCACCCTTGGACACGACATCCAGCAGCGCGCGGCCCTCGGAGTCCGCGATGTTCTTGAGCTCGGGGGCGGTCAGCACGCTGACCACCGAGACGGCGACCAGCATGTAGAGGATCACCGCGATGCCCAGACCGGTCAGCATCGTCCGGGGGAAGATCTTCTGCGGGTTCTCGACCTCCTCGACCATGTTGACGGCGTCCTCGAACCCGACCATCGCGAAGAAGGCGATCGAGGTCGCGGCCGTGACGGCCAGGAACATCCCCTTGTCCTGGTAGTCGCTGAAGTCGGCCAGCTCGCTCATGTCGGCATCACCCTGGAGGATGACGAAGAAGCCGACCCCGATCACGATGCACAGCGCCGTGACCTCGACCAGCGTGAGGACGACGTTGAACTTGACGCTCTCGCCGACGCCGCGCAGGTTGATCACGGCCAGCAGCAGCATGAAACCCATCGCGATGGCCGTGATGGTGCCCTCGCTGAGCGGGGTGTCGATCCAACCGTTGAGCTCCAGGCCGCCGGAGAAGTTGTCGGCCAGCGTCTTCGCGGAGGTCGAGGCGCTGGTGATGCCCGAGCACACGACCGCGAAGGCCACGATGAACGTGATGAAGTGCACGCCGAAGGCCTTGTGGGCGTACAGCGCGGCGCCGGCGGCCTGCGGGTACTTCGTGACCAGCTCGAGGTACGACAAGGCCGTCATGGTGGCCACGATGAACGCCAGCAGGAACGGCAGCCAGACGATGCCGCCGACCTGGCCGGCCATCTGACCGGTGACGGCGTAGATGCCGGCGCCCAGGATGTCGCCCACGATGAACAGCAGCAGGAGCTTGGGCCCCATGACCCTCTTGAGCTCGGTCGGGGGGCCGGTCTCGGCGCTTTCGGTGCTCATACGGCTCCTCGGTGGGCGTGCGATGGGCGGTGTTTGGTCTCACCTTCCACCGGCTGGGTCCATGCCGCAAGCGAGGCGTGTAGTTTCGTGTGCGTGCTAGACGTCAAGGGGAGAGTCCGTCGGTCGGTCGGACGGATGCTCGTCAAACGCATCCAGAAGAACGGCATCGACCTCAGCGCGCTCTCTTTCATCCCCGATCAGACCAAGATCCCGCTGCAGCGCGAGGGCATGGACGCGTTGCCGGAGATCGCCCAGTGGCGGGCGACCGAGCCGATGCACAAGCTCGAGCTGCCGTTCACGTTCACGGCCTACCTGGTGACCGGGCACGAGGAAGCGCGCACGGTCCTCACCGACCGCGACAGCTACAGCAATGACATCCGGCACCTGTTCCACGGTGACGGTCCCGCGACGGCCGATGACATCGGCGGCCTGGGGTTCACCGATCCGCCGCTGCACACGCGGCTGCGCAAGATCGTCACTCCCGAGTTCACGATGCGCCGCATGGCCCGGCT includes these proteins:
- a CDS encoding APC family permease, coding for MSTESAETGPPTELKRVMGPKLLLLFIVGDILGAGIYAVTGQMAGQVGGIVWLPFLLAFIVATMTALSYLELVTKYPQAAGAALYAHKAFGVHFITFIVAFAVVCSGITSASTSAKTLADNFSGGLELNGWIDTPLSEGTITAIAMGFMLLLAVINLRGVGESVKFNVVLTLVEVTALCIVIGVGFFVILQGDADMSELADFSDYQDKGMFLAVTAATSIAFFAMVGFEDAVNMVEEVENPQKIFPRTMLTGLGIAVILYMLVAVSVVSVLTAPELKNIADSEGRALLDVVSKGAPDFPIDKVFPFLAVFAVANTALINMLMASRLLYGMSRQRVLPKPLGAVLPGRRTPWVSIVFSTALAMGLIFYVTRDPDSNVVANLSNVTALLLLCVFAVVNICCVVLRRRDPNAETFFKSPGQLPAVAAFLCLFLAGPWVDRDGEIYRIAGAMMLIGVVLWGVTLILNKATHTDAGDLGNLKE